Part of the Stackebrandtia endophytica genome is shown below.
CCCGGGGCGTCGTCTACTCCACCACGCCGCCCTCGGCACGCAACCGTGCGACGACATCGGGCAACACCCGAGTGAAGCGGTCCACGTCCTCCGCAGTGGTGCCACGGTGCAGCGAGACCCGGATGTTGCCGTGCGACAACACCCCCATCGCCTCCAGCACGTGCGACGGCCGCAACGTCGCCGCGGTACAGGAGGAGCCCGCCGACACCTCGAAGCCCGCCGCATCGAGCGCGATCAACAGCGGCTCCCCGTCCTCGAACGGGTAGGAGAACGTGACGATGTGCGGTAGTCGAGCCGTGGGATCTCCCACCACCTCCAGCCACGGAATCCGTGCGACCCGTTCACGAATGAGACTCGTCAAGGCACGCAGCCGAGCATCCTCGTCCTCTCGTTCGGCGGCCACCGCACGCAGTGATGCCGCCGCAGCCACGATCGCGGGCAGATTGATACCGCCGGTGGCCAGCGGATCCCCCGGATCGTGTGGCCACGGGTTGTGCCACCGCTTTCCGTTGCGGACCACCAGAATCCCCACTCCGGACGGGCCGCCCCATTTGCGGGCGCTTCCGGTCAGATAGGACCACCCGTCGGGTACCGGAGCACGTCCAAGGCTTTGTGAGGCATCCACCAACAGCGGTACCGATCGACATGCCTCGACGACATCGGCTATCGGTTGGAGCGTCCCCACCTCGTGATTGGCGCTTTGCACCGCCACCAGCCCGACGGGGGAGTCGACCAGCAGCTCGGTCAGCGCGTCCAATCGCAACCGGCCACGTCGATCCACCGGAACGCCCACCGACCGCCCGCCGTGTCGCCGATGCCAGGTGGCGGCGTGGAACACCGCGGAGTGCTCAACCTCACTATGGACGAACGTCTCACCGATGCGCCGGTTGCCCGACAGTCCGCCGAAAACACCGGAGTGAACCGCCTGGGTGCCGCTGCCGGTGAAGCTGACCTCTTCTTCGCGCACCCCAAGGGTTTCGGCGACACTGCCGCGCGCGGCGTCCAGGAGTTGTCGGGCACGACGTCCCTGTCCATAGCGCTTGGTGGGGTCGGCCCAACCGTCGGCGACGGCCACGTCGAGTGTCTGCTTGGCGACCGGGTGCAACGGGGTCGTGGAGGCCGCATCGAGATATACGGAGGTCATAGCCGCTATTGAACGACACGCAGCACCGCTCGATACCCCTGACCTCACAACTGGGGACTCGACAAGTAGGCTCACTGCGTCTCGCCCGTGCGGGATGACGGCGTGGGCTGCCCACACCGTAGAGCTTCAGGTAACTGCCAGAAAGGCTTGAGCAGGTGGTCGAACGTTCGTCAACCGTGGCTTCCCGTAAGCCCCGCCGCCTTATCGGTCTGGCCGTGATGGCCGCAGTCACCATGCCGGTTCTGGCTGGCTGTACTGTGCAGGAGGCTTTCTCGTTCGGCTTCCCGCTGACCATGCCGACCACCGAGTCGAAGGAGATCATGGATCTCTGGGTCGGGTCGGCGATCGCGGCGTTGGCCGTGGGAGTCTTCGTGTGGGGACTGATCTTCTGGTGCGTGATTCGCTACCGCAAGCGCAGCGATGAACTGCCCGTTCAGACCCGGTACAACCTTCCGATGGAAGTGCTGTTCACGGTCACGCCCTTCCTCATCATCGCGGTGTTGTTCTACTACACGGTGGTCGTTCAGACCAACATCACCAAACTCACCGAGAATCCCGACAACACGGTCACCGTCACCGCGTTCAAGTGGAACTGGGAGTTCACCTACGACGACACCGACCCCGACGGGGACGGGCCGATGCAGCCCGTGTCGGGCACCGTGGGAACCAGTGACTACATTCCGATTCTGGTGCTGCCCACCAACGAGACCATTCGAATCAAGGAGGAGTCGGCTGACGTCATCCACTCCTTCTGGGTTCCGGACCTGCTGTTCAAGCGTGACGTGATGCCCGGATTCGTCAACGAATTCGAGATCACCATCGAGCAGGAGGGCGCCTATGTGGGCCGTTGTGCCGAGCTGTGCGGCGCCTATCACTCTATGATGAACTTTGAGCTGCGTGCGGTGTCCAGCGAGGACTTCCAGGCCTACCTGGGGCATCTCCAGGATGGTCTGAGCACCCCTGAGGCGTTGGAGGCCATCGGCCAGGATCCATACGCCACCACCACAAAGCCGTTCGACACCAAGCCCAATTCGGGCGAGGCGAGTTAGGGGAGCTCTCGATGAAGACCGAGGCACGTCTATTCGTTGTGGTCACGTTCACCCTGTACGCCTTCGCGGCGCTGTACGGCTGGTGGACCTGGTACGACAGTCCGGTGGGGCAGATGGAGGTCATCGGATTCACCGCGCTGCTGCTGTCCGCCACGTTGTGCGGGATGGTCTGGGGCTTCCTGGCCTTCGTCGCGCGGCGCCTGGACCCTCGACCTGAGGACCGCGCCGACGGCGAGATCGCCGAGGCCGCCGGCGAGGTCGGCTTCTTCTCGCCGGGCAGCTACTGGCCCTTCGGCATCGCCGCGTCGGCGACCTTGGTCGGTATCGGCATCGTCTTCTGGATGCCCTGGCTGATCGCGCTGGGCTTCATCTCGGTGATCCTCACCGCCTGTGGGCTACTCTTCGAGTACTACACGGGTGCTCGTCGTCTTGGACCTCAATAGACCGACAGACAACCATTCGGGTATCGGCGTAGTGTTTGCGCCGGTACCCGTTGTCGTTCAGGCGGTTCAGGACTCTTTGTTCGTGTGAACCTACTGCTATAGGGAGATCTCATGTCCTATCCGCCTCCCGGCGGTCAATACCCCGACCCGAATCAGCCCGGGTACGGACAACAACAGCCGGACTACGGCCAACAGCCCGGCTATGGACAGCAACAACCCGGTTATGGGCAGCAGCCCGGTTACGGACAGCCAGACCCGGGAGCTCAGCAGCCCGGCTATGGCCAACCGGATCCTGGTGCTCAGCAGCCCGGTTACGGACAACCGGACCCCAGTGGGCAACAGCCCGGCTATGGGCAACAACAGCCGGACTACGGCCAACAGCCGGGTTATGGTCAACAACCCGGTTACGGACAACAGCCGCAGCAGCCCGGGTTCGGCGCACCCGGACAACCGCAACCGGGCGGATACCCGGCACAGCCCGGGTTCGGACCACCCGCACCGACGAAGAGTAAGACCGGTCTGTTCATCGGTCTGGGAATCGGTGGTTTGGCGGTCGTCGCGTTGGTCGTCGTCCTGGTCCTGACTCTGGGTGGGGGCGGCACCGGATCCCCCTCTGCTGCGGTCACCGGATTCCTCAACGCGGCCAAGGACGGCAATCTGGAGGGAATGCGCAGCTACGCGTGCCCGTCGATGCAGGAGGACCTGACCGGCGACGACACTGTGTCCGAAGAGGATCTCAGTAGTCTCCTGAAGGAATTCTTCGGTGACATGGAGTTCGAGATCGTCGGTGAAGAGATCGACGGGGATACCGCCAAGGTGGAGGTCGACGGAAATTTCCCGAGCGACCCCGACACCAGCGGAGTCGAGACTATCAATGTGCAACAGATAGACGGCAAATGGCTTGTTTGTGACGAGACGTTCTAGCTGTTCCCGTCGGCTGGCCATTGTGGCCAGACGTTGACATTGCGGTCGCCCACTCCTAATAGGAGTGGGCGACCGCTTGTCATCCAACCCATCGCCCCGCCCACCGGCCCTCTTTGAGAGACAACATGACTTATCCCCCCTCATACCACGGAAATCAACCCGCACCGCCTGACCGAGCCTCGGGAACCAAGGGGTTCCTGATCGGTGGAATCACGGTCGCCGTCTTGGCCGCCATCGGGAGTGTCCTGGTCCTGATCTTCGGCTTCGAGACCGAAACCCCGGGAACGTCGGCTGAACCCGCGATGACTCCCACCGAGGTGACCCAGACGTACATGACCGCCATCGTGGACGCCGATCTGGTGGCCGCCTACGAACTGCGGTGCGATGAGGACGTCCAAGAGGTACATGAGAAGTGGGGTGGGACGACCCCGTCGGATAAGGCGATCGAGGATGCCCAGGAGAACGCCGAGAACCTGTCGTTCTCGATAATCGAGGGCTCGGAGAACATCTCGGGGGAGACCGCGACGGTACAGGCCGACGTCACCTCGGAGTTCGGCTCGTCGGTGGTGACGGCGAACCTGGTCCGCGAAGAGGGCGCCTGGAGGGTGTGCGGCGAGTTCACCTAGCGGTGCGCCATCCCACTGAGGAATCTATACGAATCGCTTAATCGTGACTTAACGCACGTTTTGCGACGATATCGGGCATGACTCACTTCACGTTTCTTCCCGGCCTTCGTCGCACCGTCCTCGACGCCACATCGGTGCAGATCGGGACCGATCCCGAACGCGCGATGATATTGGAATTCCCTGAACCACAGGTGATCGCGTTGCTGGATCACCTTGACAACTGGCTGACTGAAACCGACTACTACCGGGCGGCCCGACAATTCGGAGTGGGGCGTACCGACGCCGAAGAACTGTTGACCCTGCTTCGCGACAGCAAGTTGATCATGGACCCGGCCGCGCTGACCGGCCACTCCAGTGATCCCGGTGTCCGGATCGATCAGTCCGACGAGGCGGCGGCCCTCGCGTTGCGCAAGACCGACGCACCGGTCGAGGTCATGGCCGCGCGTTCCCGGCGGCGTGTCTGCGTCGTCGGGGAGGGGCGGATGGCCACCGGTATCGCCGACCTGTTGACCCGCTGCGGTGTCGGTCATGTCCGTCAAAGCGACCGGCGACCTGCCGACCGAGCCGATCTGGCCGTCGTGGTCAATCCGCAGCAGCCACCGACGTTGACCGCCGAGGTGCACGCCCGGCGGCGGCTGCCCTATCTGATGGTCACGATCGCCGACGGTGCGGTCAATATCGGACCGCTGGTGGTACCGGGACGCACGCCCTGCATCGCGTGCGTGGAGTTCCATCACCGTGACGCGGTTCCGCGGTGGTGCCTGTTCGGCAGTGATGACTCCCCGGTGGAGGTCGCGTTGCGGGAGTTGGCGGTGGCCACCACCGCGTGCCAGGTCATGCAGTTTCTGGACGGGATTCCCTGCCAGGCGAGGGCGACCACGATTCAGCTGCGTCCGCCGTTCGGCATGCGACGACGGATCTGGGAGCCGCATCCGTCGTGCGGCTGCCAGCGCGCCGATCGACCGGCGCTACCGGCCGAACGCCTCGCCGAGTTCGCCGGATTCGACCTGGTCGGTTGAGGTCCGAGGCCGGGGCGTGCCGAAGCCGCCCCGGAACAACGCCTAGTCCTCGAACCCGATGGCGAAGGTCTCCTCCAGGTCGTGTTTGGAGTAGGCGCGGAAGGCGATGTGAGTCTCGGTATCGGCGACCCCCGGCACCTTGCTGATGCTTCCGGCGATGACGTCGGCGATGTCGTCGAACTCACGGACGCGAACGACGGCGATCAAGTCCACATTTCCGGCCGTCGAATAGACCTCGCTGACTCCGGGAAGGTCGGCGATCTGCTGGGCCACTTCCGGAATCGCGTCGGTGGCGCACTCGATAAGCACGATGGCGGTGATCATGGCGCTCCTTGAAGCCGATCGGGTCAGGTCACCCGACTCTAACGGGGGAGGGATCAGTCGATGCGGGCCGTCTCGGGATAGTCGGCATACGGTCCCAACCGGTAGTGAGCCATCAACCGGGACGCGGCCACCGTGACCGGTGGTAGGGCGTTGACCGGCCACCACTGGGCGTCGAGTACCTCGGCCCCGTCGACGGCCAGGGTCACAGCGTCGGGATCAACCTGCCCCACGAAGACGGTGTCGACCCAACGTCCGTTGGTGTGAACCACCGCGCTGGGAACGGCCGGTTCCACATCGGAGATCGCCAGTTCGATGCCGCTCTCCTCGCCCAGTTCCCGGACCGCGGCCTGAATCGGGCGCTCACCACGTTCGAGCAGGCCCGCTGGCAGTCCCCAGCCGAATCCCGGCGGTTGACGCAGCATGAGCAGCTTGGTCCGGTCCAGGTTGTACAGCAGGACCACCGCGCCGACGGTGTAGGTGGGTGTGGCTATGCGTACCAGCCGACGCCGTACCGACTTGGGGAGCAGGTAGAAAGCCCGGTAGGCCGACCGACGCAGTACCGAGGTGGGTTTGCGTGCCGCGGAACGGCCGTGGCTCATGCGGACCCCTTCTCGGAGTTGGCGGTGGCCACCCACCGGTTCAACGTGTCGGCGGCGGCCCCGGAGTCGATGGAGTCGGCGGCACGGTCCAGGCCGCGTCGCAACGCGCCTTCCAGGTCCATGCTGATGTCGTTGTCGAGTCCTTCGAACGCGGCGAACCCGGCCGCAGCGTTCAACATCACCGCGTCACGGACGGGACCGGAGCGGCCGTCCAGCAGAGCGCGGGCGACCTCGGCGTTGTAGGCGGCGTCGTCGCCGCGCAGTGCCGACAGCGGTGAACGTGGAACGCCCAGATCGATGGCGTCGATCACGGTCTCGGTCACTGTGCCGCGATTCACGATCCACACTCGAGTCCGGTCGCCGGTGGTGAGCTCGTCGAGGCCGTCCTCGCCGCGGACCACCAGGGCACTGGCTCCTCGCTGCGCCAACACATCGGCCATGACCGGAGCCATCGCCGGATCCGCGCAGCCGATCGCGCCGACCCGGGGTTGTGCCGGGTTAGTCAACGGCCCGAGGAAGTTGAATGCGGTGGGAATCCCCAGTTCACGACGGGGAGCCGCCGCGTGCCGCATTCCGGGGTGGAAACGCGCGGCGAAACAGAAACCGATACCGGCTTCCTGTAGACACCGCGTCACCCCCTGCGGGCCGAGGTTCAACGGGACACCCAGCGCTTCGAGCAGGTCGGCGGAT
Proteins encoded:
- a CDS encoding cysteine desulfurase family protein, whose amino-acid sequence is MTSVYLDAASTTPLHPVAKQTLDVAVADGWADPTKRYGQGRRARQLLDAARGSVAETLGVREEEVSFTGSGTQAVHSGVFGGLSGNRRIGETFVHSEVEHSAVFHAATWHRRHGGRSVGVPVDRRGRLRLDALTELLVDSPVGLVAVQSANHEVGTLQPIADVVEACRSVPLLVDASQSLGRAPVPDGWSYLTGSARKWGGPSGVGILVVRNGKRWHNPWPHDPGDPLATGGINLPAIVAAAASLRAVAAEREDEDARLRALTSLIRERVARIPWLEVVGDPTARLPHIVTFSYPFEDGEPLLIALDAAGFEVSAGSSCTAATLRPSHVLEAMGVLSHGNIRVSLHRGTTAEDVDRFTRVLPDVVARLRAEGGVVE
- the coxB gene encoding cytochrome c oxidase subunit II; this encodes MAAVTMPVLAGCTVQEAFSFGFPLTMPTTESKEIMDLWVGSAIAALAVGVFVWGLIFWCVIRYRKRSDELPVQTRYNLPMEVLFTVTPFLIIAVLFYYTVVVQTNITKLTENPDNTVTVTAFKWNWEFTYDDTDPDGDGPMQPVSGTVGTSDYIPILVLPTNETIRIKEESADVIHSFWVPDLLFKRDVMPGFVNEFEITIEQEGAYVGRCAELCGAYHSMMNFELRAVSSEDFQAYLGHLQDGLSTPEALEAIGQDPYATTTKPFDTKPNSGEAS
- a CDS encoding cytochrome c oxidase subunit 4 — translated: MKTEARLFVVVTFTLYAFAALYGWWTWYDSPVGQMEVIGFTALLLSATLCGMVWGFLAFVARRLDPRPEDRADGEIAEAAGEVGFFSPGSYWPFGIAASATLVGIGIVFWMPWLIALGFISVILTACGLLFEYYTGARRLGPQ
- a CDS encoding DUF4878 domain-containing protein, giving the protein MSYPPPGGQYPDPNQPGYGQQQPDYGQQPGYGQQQPGYGQQPGYGQPDPGAQQPGYGQPDPGAQQPGYGQPDPSGQQPGYGQQQPDYGQQPGYGQQPGYGQQPQQPGFGAPGQPQPGGYPAQPGFGPPAPTKSKTGLFIGLGIGGLAVVALVVVLVLTLGGGGTGSPSAAVTGFLNAAKDGNLEGMRSYACPSMQEDLTGDDTVSEEDLSSLLKEFFGDMEFEIVGEEIDGDTAKVEVDGNFPSDPDTSGVETINVQQIDGKWLVCDETF
- a CDS encoding DUF4878 domain-containing protein — encoded protein: MTYPPSYHGNQPAPPDRASGTKGFLIGGITVAVLAAIGSVLVLIFGFETETPGTSAEPAMTPTEVTQTYMTAIVDADLVAAYELRCDEDVQEVHEKWGGTTPSDKAIEDAQENAENLSFSIIEGSENISGETATVQADVTSEFGSSVVTANLVREEGAWRVCGEFT
- a CDS encoding Lrp/AsnC family transcriptional regulator; this encodes MITAIVLIECATDAIPEVAQQIADLPGVSEVYSTAGNVDLIAVVRVREFDDIADVIAGSISKVPGVADTETHIAFRAYSKHDLEETFAIGFED
- a CDS encoding NUDIX hydrolase, coding for MSHGRSAARKPTSVLRRSAYRAFYLLPKSVRRRLVRIATPTYTVGAVVLLYNLDRTKLLMLRQPPGFGWGLPAGLLERGERPIQAAVRELGEESGIELAISDVEPAVPSAVVHTNGRWVDTVFVGQVDPDAVTLAVDGAEVLDAQWWPVNALPPVTVAASRLMAHYRLGPYADYPETARID
- the trpD gene encoding anthranilate phosphoribosyltransferase codes for the protein MTKQWPTILSALMEGRPLTSSDTDWVMTEVMAGEATPAQLAAFAVLLRAKGETPEEMAGLVAAMLAHTERLELTQDCADIVGTGGDRSHTVNISTMASLVVAGGGVPVVKHGNRAASSRCGSADLLEALGVPLNLGPQGVTRCLQEAGIGFCFAARFHPGMRHAAAPRRELGIPTAFNFLGPLTNPAQPRVGAIGCADPAMAPVMADVLAQRGASALVVRGEDGLDELTTGDRTRVWIVNRGTVTETVIDAIDLGVPRSPLSALRGDDAAYNAEVARALLDGRSGPVRDAVMLNAAAGFAAFEGLDNDISMDLEGALRRGLDRAADSIDSGAAADTLNRWVATANSEKGSA